One window of the Hordeum vulgare subsp. vulgare unplaced genomic scaffold, MorexV3_pseudomolecules_assembly, whole genome shotgun sequence genome contains the following:
- the LOC123423266 gene encoding DNA-directed RNA polymerase subunit beta, giving the protein MLRNGNEGMSTIPGFSQIQFEGFFRFINQALAEELDKFPTIKDPDHEIAFQLFAKGYQLLEPSIKERDAVYESLTYSSELYVSARLIFGFDVQKQTISIGNIPIMNSLGTFIINGIYRIVINQILLSPGIYYRSELDHKGISIYTGTIISDWGGRSELAIDKKERIWARVSRKQKISILVLSSAMGSNLREILDNVSYPEIFLSFPNAKEKKRIESKEKAILEFYQQFACVGGDLVFSESLCEELQKKFFQQKCELGRIGRRNMNRRLNLDIPQNNTFLLPRDVLAATDHLIGMKFGTGILDDDDMNHLKNKRIRSVADLLQDQFGLALGRLQHAVQKTIRRVFIRQSKPTPQTLVTPTSTSILLITTYETFFGTYPLSQVFDQTNPLTQTVHGRKVSCLGPGGLTGRTASFRSRDIHPSHYGRICPIDTSEGINVGLTGSLAIHARIDHLWGSIESPFYEISAEKAKEKKERQVVYLSPNRDEYYMIAAGNSLSLNQGIQEEQVVPARYRQEFLTIAWEQIHVRSIFPFQYFSIGGSLIPFIEHNDANRALMSSNMQRQAVPLSRSEKCIVGTGLERQTALDSRVSVIAEREGKIISTDSHKILLSSSGKTISIPLVNHRRSNKNTCMHQKPRVPRGKSIKKGQILAEGAATVGGELALGKNVLVAYMPWEGYNFEDAVLISERLVYEDIYTSFHIRKYEIQTDTTSQGSAEKITKEIPHLEEHLLRNLDKNGVVRLGSWVETGDILVGKLTPQIASESSYIAEAGLLRAIFGLEVSTSKETSLKLPIGGRGRVIDVKWIQRDPLDIMVRVYILQKREIKVGDKVAGRHGNKGIISKILPRQDMPYLQDGTPVDMVFNPLGVPSRMNVGQIFESSLGLAGDLLKKHYRIAPFDERYEQEASRKLVFSELYEASKETKNPWVFEPEYPGKSRIFDGRTGDPFEQPVLIGKSYILKLIHQVDEKIHGRSTGPYSLVTQQPVRGRAKQGGQRVGEMEVWALEGFGVAHILQEILTYKSDHLIARQEILNATIWGKRIPNHEDPPESFRVLVRELRSLALELNHFLVSEKNFQVNREEV; this is encoded by the coding sequence ATGCTCCGGAATGGAAACGAGGGAATGTCCACAATACCCGGATTTAGTCAGATCCAATTCGAGGGATTTTTTAGGTTCATTAATCAAGCCTTGGCAGAAGAACTTGACAAGTTTCCAACAATTAAAGATCCAGATCACGAAATTGCATTTCAATTATTTGCGAAAGGATATCAATTGCTAGAACCCTCGATAAAAGAAAGAGATGCTGTGTATGAATCACTCACCTATTCTTCCGAATTATATGTATCTGCGAGATTAATTTTTGGTTTCGATGTGCAAAAGCAAACCATTTCTATCGGAAACATTCCTATAATGAATTCCTTAGGAACCTTTATTATAAATGGAATATACCGAATTGTGATCAATCAAATATTGCTAAGTCCTGGTATTTACTACCGCTCGGAATTAGATCATAAGGGAATTTCTATCTACACCGGGACTATAATATCAGATTGGGGAGGGAGATCGGAAttagcaattgataaaaaagAAAGGATATGGGCTCGCGTgagtagaaaacaaaagataTCTATTCTAGTTCTATCATCAGCTATGGGTTCGAATCTAAGAGAAATTCTAGATAATGTTTCCTACCCTGAAATTTTCTTGTCTTTCCCGaatgctaaggagaagaagaggattgAGTCAAAAGAAAAAGCTATTTTGGAGTTTTATCAACAATTTGCTTGTGTAGGTGGGGACCTGGTATTTTCGGAGTCCTTATGCGAGGAATTACAAAAGAAATTTTTTCAACAAAAATGTGAATTAGGAAGGATTGGTCGACGAAATATGAATCGGAGACTTAATCTTGATATACCTCAGAACAATACATTCTTGTTACCACGAGATGTATTGGCCGCTACGGATCATTTGATTGGAATGAAATTTGGAACGGGTATACTTGACGATGACGATATGAATCACTTGAAAAATAAACGTATTCGTTCGGTTGCGGATCTGTTACAAGATCAATTCGGATTGGCTCTTGGTCGTTTACAACATGCAGTTCAAAAAACTATTCGTAGAGTATTCATACGTCAATCGAAACCGACTCCCCAAACTTTGGTAACTCCAACTTCAACTTCAATTTTATTAATAACTACTTATGAGACCTTTTTTGGCACATACCCATTATCTCAAGTTTTTGATCAAACGAATCCATTGACACAAACTGTTCATGGGCGAAAAGTGAGTTGTTTAGGTCCTGGAGGGTTGACGGGGAGAACCGCAAGTTTTCGGAGCCGAGATATTCATCCGAGTCACTATGGGCGTATTTGTCCAATTGACACGTCTGAAGGAATCAATGTTGGACTTACTGGATCCTTAGCAATTCATGCGAGAATTGATCACTTGTGGGGATCTATAGAGAGTCCGTTTTATGAAATATCTGctgagaaagcaaaagaaaaaaaagagagacagGTGGTTTATCTATCACCAAATAGAGATGAGTATTATATGATAGCAGCAGGAAATTCTTTGTCCTTGAATCAAGGTATTCAGGAAGAACAGGTTGTTCCAGCTAGATACCGCCAAGAATTCTTGACTATTGCATGGGAACAGATTCATGTTAGAAGTATTTTTCCTTTCCAATATTTTTCTATTGGGGGTTCTCTCATTCCTTTTATTGAGCACAATGATGCGAATCGGGCTTTAATGAGTTCTAATATGCAGCGCCAAGCAGTTCCACTTTCTCGGTCCGAGAAATGCATTGTTGGAACTGGATTGGAACGCCAAACAGCTCTAGATTCGAGGGTTTCCGTTATAGCCGAACGCGAGGGAAAGATCATTTCTACTGATAGTCATAAGATACTTTTATCAAGTAGTGGGAAGACTATAAGTATTCCTTTAGTTAACCACCGTCGCTCTAACAAAAATACTTGTATGCACCAAAAACCTCGGGTTCCACGGGGTAAATCCATTAAAAAAGGACAAATTTTAGCAGAAGGAGCTGCTACAGTTGGGGGGGAACTTGCTTTAGGAAAAAACGTATTAGTAGCTTATATGCCATGGGAAGGTTACAATTTTGAAGACGCAGTACTAATTAGCGAACGTTTGGTATATGAGGATATTTATACCTCTTTTCACATCCGGAAATATGAAATTCAGACGGATACGACAAGCCAGGGCTCCGCTGAAAAAATCACTAAAGAAATACCACATCTAGAAGAACATTTACTCCGCAATTTGGACAAAAATGGAGTTGTTAGGTTGGGATCCTGGGTAGAAACTGGTGATATTTTAGTAGGTAAATTAACGCCTCAGATAGCGAGCGAATCATCATATATCGCAGAAGCTGGATTATTACGGGCCATATTCGGCCTTGAGGTTTCCACTTCAAAAGAAACTTCTCTGAAATTACCTATAGGTGGAAGAGGGCGCGTTATCGATGTGAAATGGATCCAAAGGGACCCCCTCGACATAATGGTTCGTGTATATATTTTACAGAAACGTGAAATCAAAGTTGGGGATAAAGTAGCCGGAAGACATGGGAATAAAGGGATCATTTCCAAAATTTTGCCTAGGCAAGATATGCCCTATTTGCAAGATGGAACACCCGTTGATATGGTCTTCAATCCCTTAGGAGTACCCTCCCGAATGAATGTGGGACAAATATTTGAAAGCTCGCTCGGATTAGCGGGGGATCTGCTAAAGAAACATTATAGAATAGCACCCTTTGATGAGAGATATGAGCAAGAGGCTTCAAGAAAACTTGTGTTTTCAGAATTATATGAAGCCagtaaagaaacaaaaaatcCATGGGTATTTGAACCCGAGTACCCGGGAAAAAGCAGAATATTTGATGGAAGAACAGGCGACCCCTTTGAGCAACCTGTTCTAATAGGGAAGTCCTATATCTTAAAATTAATTCATCAAGTTGATGAGAAAATTCATGGGCGTTCTACTGGGCCCTACTCACTTGTTACACAACAACCGGTTAGAGGAAGAGCCAAGCAAGGGGGACAACGAGTAGGAGAAATGGAAGTTTGGGCTTTAGAAGGATTTGGTGTTGCTCATATTTTACAAGAGATACTTACTTATAAATCTGACCATCTTATAGCTCGCCAAGAAATACTTAATGCTACGATCTGGGGAAAAAGAATACCTAATCATGAGGATCCTCCAGAATCTTTTCGAGTGCTCGTTCGAGAACTACGATCTTTGGCTCTAGAACTGAATCATTTCCTTGTATCTGAAAAGAACTTCCAGGTTAATAGGGAGGAAGTTTGA
- the LOC123423273 gene encoding ATP synthase subunit a, chloroplastic → MCFLGILNIKLIVQVAELRKRWLNQKNSFFEVQFLSEDNMNIIPCSIKTLKGLYDISGVEVGQHFYWQIGGFQIHAQVLITSWVVITILLGSVVIAVRNPQTIPTDGQNFFEYVLEFIRDLSKTQIGEEYGPWVPFIGTMFLFIFVSNWSGALLPWKIIELPHGELAAPTNDINTTVALALLTSAAYFYAGLSKKGLSYFEKYIKPTPILLPINILEDFTKPLSLSFRLFGNILADELVVVVLVSLVPLVIPIPVMFLGLFTSGIQALIFATLAAAYIGESMEGHH, encoded by the coding sequence ATGTGCTTTCTTGGTATCCTAAATATCAAATTAATAGTTCAAGTTGCTGAGTTGAGAAAGAGATGGTTGAATCAAAAGAATTCCTTTTTTGAAGTTCAATTTTTATCAGAGGACAATATGAAtattataccttgttccattaaaacaCTCAAGGGGTTATACGATATATCGGGTGTAGAAGTAGGCCAACACTTCTATTGGCAAATAGGAGGTTTTCAAATTCATGCCCAGGTACTCATCACTTCTTGGGTCGTAATTACTATCTTGCTAGGTTCAGTTGTCATAGCTGTTCGGAATCCACAAACCATCCCGACCGACGGGcagaatttttttgaatatgtCCTTGAGTTTATTCGAGACTTGAGCAAAACTCAGATTGGAGAAGAATATGGTCCCTGGGTTCCCTTTATTGGAACtatgttcctttttatttttgtttcaaatTGGTCGGGTGCTCTTTTACCTTGGAAAATTATAGAGTTACCCCATGGGGAATTAGCAGCGCCCACGAATGATATAAATACTACTGTTGCTTTAGCTTTACTCACGTCAGCGGCATATTTTTATGCTGGTCTTAGCAAAAAAGGATTGAGCTATTTCGAGAAATATATTAAACCAACCCCAATCCTTTTACCAATTAACATCCTAGAAGATTTCACAAAACCATTATCGCTTAGCTTTCGACTTTTCGGGAATATATTGGCGGATGAAttagtcgttgttgttcttgtttctttAGTCCCCTTAGTAATCCCTATACCGGTCATGTTTCTTGGATTATTTACAAGCGGTATTCAAGCTCTTATTTTTGCAACATTAGCCGCAGCCTATATAGGTGAATCCATGGAGGGTCATCATTGA
- the LOC123423265 gene encoding DNA-directed RNA polymerase subunit beta'', which produces MAERANLVFHNKEIDGTGMKRLISRLIDHFGMGYTSHILDQLKTLGFYQATTTSISLGIEDLLTIPSKGWLVQDAEQQSFLLEKHYYYGAVHAVEKLRQSVEIWYATSEYLKQEMNSNFRITDPSNPVYLMSFSGARGNASQVHQLVGMRGLMSDPQGQMIDLPIQSNLREGLSLTEYIISCYGARKGVVDTAVRTADAGYLTRRLVEVVQHIIVRRRDCGTIRGISVSPQNGMTEKLFVQTLIGRVLADDIYIGSRCIAARNQDIGIGLVNRFITAFRAQPFRAQPIYIRTPFTCRSTSWICQLCYGRSPTHSDLVELGEAVGIIAGQSIGEPGTQLTLRTFHTGGVFTGGTADLVRSPSNGKIQFNENLVHPTRTRHGQPAFLCYIDLHVTIQSQDILYSVNIPSKSLILVQNDQYVKSEQVIAEIRAGTSTLHFKERVQKHIYSESDGEMHWSTDVYHAPEYQYGNLRRLPKTSHLWILSVSMCRSSIASFSLHKDQDQMNTYGKKDREILDYSTSDRIMSNGHWNLIYPSIFQDNSDLLAKKRRNRFVIPLQYHQEQEKELISCFGISIEIPFMGVLRRNTIFAYFDDPRYRKDKKGSGIVKFRYRTLEEEYRTRAEDSEEEYETLEHEYRTREDEYETLEESKYGILEDEYEYETLENEYGSPENKYGNPENEYRTLEKDSEEEYGNPESKYRTQEDEYGTLEEDSEDEYGSPGESGEEKYGTLEEDSEEDSEDEYESPEEDSILKKEGLIEHRGTKEFSLKYQKEVDRFFFILQELHILPRSSSLKILDNSIIGVDTQLTKNTRSGLGGLVRVKRKKSHTELKIFSGDIHFPEEADKILGGCLIPPERQKKDSKESKKKKNWVYVQRKKILKSKEKYFVSVRPTVAYEMDEGRNLATLFPQDLLQEENNLQIRLVNFIYHENSKLTQRIYHTNSQFVRTCLVVNWEQEEKEKAGASLVEVRANDLIRDFLRIELVKSTISYTRKRYDRTSGGPTPHNRLDRANSNSFYSKAKIESLSQHQEAIGTLLNRNKEYQSLMILSASNCSRIGLFKNSKHPNAIKEWNPRIPILEIFGPLGAIVASISHFSSSYYLLTHNKILLKKYLFVDNLKQTFQVLQELKYSLIDENKRISNFDSNIMLDPFLLNCHFVHHDSWEETLAIIHLGQFICENVCLFKSHIKKSGQIFSVNMDSFVIRAAKPYLATTGATVNGHYGEILYKGDRLVTFIYEKSRSSDITQGLPKVEQIFEARSIDSLSPNLERRIEDWNERIPRILGVPWGFLIGAELTIAQSRISLVNKIQKVYRSQGVQIHNRHIEIIIRQVTSKVRVSEDGMSNVFSPGELIGLLRAERAGRALDESIYYRAILLGITRASLNTQSFISEASFQETARVLAKAALRGRIDWLKGLKENVVLGGIIPVGTGFQKFVHRSPQDKNLYFEIKKKNLFASEMRDFLFLHTELVSSDSDVTNNFYET; this is translated from the coding sequence ATGGCGGAACGGGCCAATCTGGTCTTTCATAATAAAGAGATAGACGGAACTGGTATGAAACGACTTATTAGCAGattaatagatcattttggaatGGGATATACATCCCATATACTGGATCAACTAAAGACTCTGGGCTTCTATCAAGCCACTACTACATCGATTTCGTTAGGAATCGAGGATCTTTTAACAATACCCTCTAAGGGATGGTTAGTCCAAGACGCGGAACAACAGAGTTTTCTTTTGGAGAAACACTATTATTATGGGGCTGTACACGCGGTAGAAAAATTACGCCAATCTGTTGAGATATGGTATGCGACAAGTGAATATTTGAAACAAGAAATGAATTCAAATTTTCGGATAACGGATCCTTCTAATCCAGTCTATCTAATGTCTTTTTCAGGAGCCAGAGGAAATGCATCTCAAGTACACCAATTAGTAGGTATGAGAGGATTAATGTCGGACCCTCAAGGACAAATGATTGATTTACCTATTCAAAGCAATTTACGCGAGGGACTTTCTTTGACAGAATATATAATTTCCTGCTATGGAGCCCGCAAAGGGGTTGTAGATACTGCTGTACGAACAGCAGATGCTGGATATCTTACACGTAGACTTGTTGAAGTAGTTCAACATATTATTGTGCGTAGAAGAGATTGTGGTACTATCCGAGGTATTTCTGTAAGTCCTCAAAATGGGATGACGGAAAAACTTTTTGTCCAAACACTAATTGGTCGTGTATTAGCAGACGATATATATATCGGTTCACGATGCATTGCCGCGCGAAATCAAGATATTGGAATTGGATTAGTCAATCGATTCATAACTGCCTTTCGAGCACAACCATTTCGAGCACAACCAATATATATTAGAACCCCCTTTACTTGCCGAAGCACTTCTTGGATCTGTCAATTATGCTATGGCCGGAGTCCTACTCATAGTGATCTGGTGGAATTGGGAGAAGCCGTAGGTATTATTGCGGGTCAATCAATTGGGGAGCCAGGGACTCAACTAACATTAAGAACTTTTCATACTGGCGGAGTATTCACAGGGGGTACTGCCGACCTTGTACGATCCCCTTCGAATGGAAAAATCCAATTCAATGAGAATTTGGTTCACCCCACACGTACCCGTCATGGACAGCCTGCTTTTCTATGTTATATAGACTTGCATGTAACTATTCAGAGTCAAGATATTCTATATAGTGTGAATATTCCCTCAAAAAGCTTGATTCTAGTGCAAAATGATCAATATGTAAAATCTGAACAAGTAATTGCGGAGATTCGTGCCGGAACGTCCACTTTACATTTTAAAGAAAGGGTACAAAAGCATATTTATTCTGAATCAGACGGCGAAATGCACTGGAGTACTGATGTTTACCATGCGCCCGAATATCAATATGGTAATCTTCGTCGATTACCAAAAACAAGCCATTTATGGATATTATCCGTAAGTATGTGCAGATCCAGTATAGCGTCTTTTTCACTCCACAAGGATCAAGATCAAATGAATACTTATGGTAAAAAAGATAGGGAAATTCTTGATTATTCAACGTCGGATCGAATCATGTCCAATGGCCATTGGAATTTGATCTATCCTTCTATTTTTCAAGATAATTCAGATTTGTTGGCGAAAAAGCGAAGAAATAGGTTCGTCATTCCATTACAATATCATCAAGAACAAGAGAAAGAACTAATATCCTGTTTTGGGATTTCGATTGAAATCCCCTTTATGGGTGTTTTACGTAGAAATACTATTTTTGCTTATTTTGACGATCCCCGATACAGAAAAGATAAAAAGGGTTCAGGAATTGTTAAATTTAGATATAGGACCCTAGAAGAAGAATATAGGACTCGAGCGGAAGACTCAGAAGAGGAATATGAGACCCTAGAACACGAATACAGGACCCGAGAGGACGAATATGAAACCCTAGAAGAATCTAAATATGGAATCCTAGAAGACGAATACGAATATGAAACCCTAGAAAACGAATATGGGAGCCCAGAAAACAAATATGGGAACCCAGAGAACGAATATAGGACTTTAGAGAAAGACTCAGAAGAGGAATATGGGAACCCAGAGAGCAAATATAGGACCCAAGAGGACGAATATGGAACtttagaagaagactcagaagacGAATATGGCAGCCCCGGGGAAAGCGGCGAGGAAAAATATGGTACTTTAGAGGAAGActcagaagaagactcagaggacGAATACGAGAGCCCAGAGGAAGATTCCATCTTAAAAAAAGAGGGTTTGATTGAGCATCGAGGAACAAAAGAATTTagtctaaaataccaaaaagaagtaGATCGGTTTTTTTTCATTCTTCAAGAACTTCATATCTTGCCGAGATCTTCATCCCTAAAGATACTTGACAATAGTATTATTGGAGTGGATACACAACTCACAAAAAATACAAGAAGTGGACTAGGCGGACTGGTCCGAGTGAAGAGAAAAAAAAGCCATACGGAACTCAAAATATTTTCCGGAGATATTCATTTTCCTGAAGAGGCAGATAAGATATTAGGTGGGTGTTTGATACCGCCAGAAAGACAAAAAAAAGATTCTAAGgaatcaaaaaaaaagaaaaattgggTCTATGTTCAACGGAAAAAAATTCTCAAGAGCAAGGAAAAGTATTTTGTTTCCGTTCGCCCTACAGTGGCATATGAAATGGACGAAGGAAGAAATTTAGCAACACTTTTCCCGCAGGATCTCTTGCAAGAAGAAAATAATCTCCAAATTCGACTTGTCAATTTTATTTATCATGAAAATAGCAAGTTAACTCAAAGAATTTATCACACAAATAGTCAATTTGTTAGAACTTGCTTAGTAGTGAATTgggaacaagaagaaaaagaaaaggctgGTGCTTCCCTTGTTGAGGTAAGAGCAAATGATCTTATTCGCGATTTCCTAAGAATTGAGTTAGTCAAGTCCACTATTTCGTATACACGAAAAAGGTATGATAGGACAAGTGGAGGACCGACTCCCCATAATAGGTTAGATCGCGCCAATAGCAATTCTTTTTATTCCAAGGCGAAGATTGAATCACTTAGCCAACATCAAGAAGCTATTGGCACTTTGTTGAATCGAAATAAAGAATACCAATCTTTGATGATTTTGTCGGCATCCAACTGTTCTCGAATTGGTTTATTCAAGAATTCAAAACATCCCAATGCGATAAAAGAATGGAATCCTAGAATTCCTATTCTAGAAATTTTTGGGCCCTTAGGGGCTATTGTAGCTAGTATATCGCATTTTTCTTCATCTTACTATTTACTAACGCATAATAAAATCCTGCTAAAAAAATATTTGTTCGTTGACAATTTGAAACAAACCTTCCAAGTACTTCAAGAACTTAAATACTctttaatagatgaaaataaaagGATTTCCAATTTCGATAGTAACATAATGTTGGATCCATTCCTTTTGAATTGTCACTTTGTCCATCATGATTCTTGGGAAGAGACATTGGCAATAATTCACCTTGGACAATTTATTTGTGAAAATGTATGTCTATTTAAATCGCACATAAAAAAATCTGGTCAAATTTTCAGTGTAAATATGGATTCCTTTGTTATAAGAGCAGCTAAACCTTATTTGGCCACTACAGGAGCAACTGTTAATGGTCATTATGGAGAAATCCTTTACAAGGGAGATAGGTTAGTTacgtttatatatgaaaaatcgaGATCTAGTGACATAACGCAAGGTCTTCCAAAAGTGGAACAAATCTTTGAAGCGCGTTCAATTGATTCATTATCCCCCAATCTCGAAAGGAGAATTGAGGATTGGAATGAGCGTATACCAAGAATTCTTGGGGTCCCTTGGGGATTCTTGATTGGAGCTGAGCTAACCATAGCCCAAAGTCGTATTTCTTTGGTTAATAAAatccaaaaggtttatcgatcccaAGGGGTACAGATCCATAATAGACATATAGAGATTATTATACGCCAAGTAACATCAAAAGTGCGGGTTTCCGAAGATGGAATGTCTAATGTTTTTTCGCCTGGGGAATTAATCGGACTATTGCGAGCGGAACGAGCAGGGCGAGCTTTGGATGAATCGATCTATTATCGGGCAATCTTATTGGGAATAACAAGGGCTTCCCTGAATACCCAAAGTTTCATATCTGAAGCAAGTTTTCAAGAAACTGCTCGAGTTTTAGCAAAAGCTGCCCTACGAGGTCGCATTGATTGGTTGAAAGGCTTGAAAGAAAACGTAGTTCTGGGGGGGATTATACCTGTTGGTACCGGATTCCAAAAATTTGTGCATCGTTCCCCACAAGACAAGAACCTTTATttcgaaataaaaaaaaaaaatctattcGCGTCGGAAATGAGAGATTTTTTGTTTCTCCATACAGAATTAGTTTCTTCAGATTCTGACGTAACAAACAATTTTTATGAGACATAA